The Gottschalkia purinilytica genome segment AATGATATTGTTTTGGTATCTCATTCTTTATATAAACATAGAAAAAAACTTGGAGATATTTTTGATAACATAAATAAATTACTTAAAGAAGGTGGACTAGCTGTATTTAACCATTGGTTTTGTGGGCCAGGTTGTGGAAGTAGTAATGGTCTTAAAGAGTTAGATAAATCTTTATTTAGTGGCGGTCATCCACTATGTCATTCTGAGAAATTTGCTAAACTTCTGGAAGACTACGGATTTGAATTGATAAAGACTTTAGACATTCCTAGTTACAATGGAATTTCAAAGTTACATATGGCAATAAAGATTAAAGAATAAAATGACAATAAATAGGTGAAAAAATGAAAAATAAAATTTTAATGAAAACTATTGATAATTTATATAAAAGCTTAGGTAAAGATATAGAGAATTTAACTGTAGAAAGAGTTGTTTTAGGTTTGTTTTTTAGCGGTGTAAAATTGAGTAATGGAAAAGGTGGTATAAGTTACACTCCAATAAAAGCAATTCCTGAGGCTGTATGTTGTCCAAGTTCAGCAAAGGCTATGCCAAACTCAGGTAAGATGGCAGGAAAAAAAGTGACTTACTTTTTAGAAAATATGTTTTCTAAAAATCCACTGAAAAAAACTTTAGGGATTGCTGTTATGAATGCTTTATCGTTAACATGTTGGGATATGGGAAAGCATGAGGGATTATATTCTATTGAAATCGATAAAGACCCAATAAATGAGGTTGAGATTGTAGAAGGATCACATACTGTAGTTGTAGGTGCATTACTACCTTATATTAAAATGCTAATTAAAAACAATAGAAAATTTTCTATATTAGAATTAGATCCTTCTACATTAAAACCACGTGAACTAGAATTCTATGTTCCTCCAGATAGAGCTAGTGAAGTAATTCCAACCGCTGATTTTGTTATTATAACAGGTACTACATTAATAAATGATACTTTAGAAGGACTTTTAGACTTAGTAAAGCCAAGTGCTAAAGTTATTGTAGTTGGTCCTACGGTAAGTATGTTACCAGAAGCATTTTATAAAATGGGGGTTACGCATATAGGAGGAGTTATAGTTACAAAGGTTGATGAATTACTAGATGTTATATCAGAAGGAGGTTCAGGATATCATTTTTTTGGCAAATATGCTGAAAAAATGATAATTAAAAATAATAGTAACTATAAAGGATAAGTTAAAGTGCAAGATATTATTTAGATTAAATAAAAAATAAAAGAGTTATTCTAAGGAGGATTTAAATGTTTAAGAGACTTTCAGTTAAAAAAGCTTTATCTCTTGTTTTAGCAGTAATACTAGTTATGACCATAATAGTTGGATGTGATAAAAAGACAGAAACTACAACAAAGGATCAAACAAAACAGACAGAAGAAAGCAAAACACGTACTATAACAGATATGGCTGGAAGAAAAGTGACTATTTCAAAGGATGTAAAAAAGGTATATTCTACAGATCCAGTTGGGTCTATAGCAGTTTATACTATTAATCCAAGCAAAGTTGCTGGACTAAACTATGAGTTAACTGAATTAGAGAAAAAGTATACAGTTGAAGAATATCATAAGCTGCCGTTACTAGGTGGATGGTTTGGAAAAAACAATACAGGAAACATAGAAGAAATATTAAAGGCAAAACCTGATGTTATAGTGTCTATGGGTAATATAGATGAAGGTGCAATTTCAACTGTTGAAGAAAGAGAAAAACAAATAGGAATACCAATTGTATTAGTAGATGGTAATATTGAAAACTTAGATAAAAGCTATGAGTTTTTAGGTAAGGTAATGGGAGAAGAAAAGAAGGCAAAAGAATTAGCAGATTACTGTAAAAATACATTAGAAGAAGCTAAAGAAATAGCTAGTAAAATACCAGAAGATAAGAAAGTTAGAGTATATTATGCTCAAGGACAAGAAGGACTTGAAACTGATCCATCTGGCTCTAGTCATACTCAAGCTTTAGATTTAGTAGGAGCAATAAATGTAGCTGATGTTCAAATGAAAAGTGGATATGGTAGAACAGAAGTATCTATAGAACAAGTTTTGAACTGGAATCCAGATAAAATAATTGTATGTAAGGATAAGAATTGGGATAGTAATAGCTACGGTAAGATTATGAAAGAAGATAAATGGAAGGGCATAAAGGCTGTAAAGGATAAACAAGTATATGAAATACCAGATGCTCCATTTAACTGGTTTGATAGACCACCTTCGTCAAATCGTATTTTGGGAATCAAATGGCTTGGTAATTTATTATATCCAGAGTATTTTAAAGGAGATATAAAATCTGATATAAAAGAATTTTATGAAAAGTTTTATCATCACAAGCTAACAGATGAAGAGATAAATGAGATTCTTCAAAATGCAATAGCTAACTAATAGTTAATCATATTAATTAGAAATTTAAATAATACTTTGATTTTCATATGTAATATGCCTTAAGTTGGTATATTACATATGTTTTTTATATAGAAAATTAGTTATATATAGGAGGACTTAAGATGAAATTAGTGACAGTTTCAGGCCCACCATCATCAGGTAAAACTTCTATTATTATAAGAACAATAGAAATTTTAAAAAATGAAGGGTACAAAATAGGAATAATAAAATTTGATAGTTTATCAACTTATGATGACATTTCATATAAAAAATTAGGCATAGATACCAAGGTTGGATTATCAGGAAACCTTTGTCCAGATCATTTTTTTGTTAGTAATATAGAAGACTGCGTTAAATGGGGACTTGAAAATAAATTTGACATATTAATAAGCGAAAGTGCAGGACTTTGTAACAGATGTTCACCACATATAAAAGAGGTACTTTCCATATGTGTAATTGATAATTTATCAGGAGTAAATACTCCTAAAAAAATAGGTCCTATGTTAAAGCTTGCAGATATAGTAGTAGTAACTAAAGGGGATATAGTGTCTCAAGCAGAGAGAGAAGTGTTTGCATTTAGGGTAAAACAAGCAAATCCTAGGGCATCTATTATGTTCATAAATGGTATAACAGGTCAAGGTGCATATGACTTAAGTGTAAGCTTAAAGAATGCTCCAGAGATACAAAGCCTCTTAAATAAAAGATTAAGATTTTCTATGCCATCTGCCTTATGTTCATATTGTGTAGGAGAGACTAGAATAGGTGAAGATTATCAAGCTGGAAATATAAAAAAGATGAGTTTATAGCTAATAAAATAAGGAAGTGAGATTATGGATAAGAATATAATTTTATATAGACTAAAAGATTTATTTAAAGAGTATCCTTATACAGAAGATTTTTTTATATCAATGGGAATAAGCAATATTAATGTTAATTTATCATTTAAACAATTCATAGAAGGTCTAGAAGATGAAATATTGGAAGATATTGGATTCAATAAAGAACAAATGATAGAGAACTTTTTGCATTTTATGGAGAAGATGGACAATATAAAGAAATCTTTTGATAATACAATCAAATCTATAACAATAATAGGTGGACATGATAAATTAGGAAATGATGAAAATATAACTCTAAAGTTGAATACAGGAGAGGTTGCATGTATAGTGGGTCCTACAGGATCAGGTAAAAGTAGATTATTAGGAGATATAGAATGTTTGGCTCAGAAGGATACGCCTACAGGTAGACAAATACTTATAAATGATAAAATACCTGAATCAACAAAGCGTTTTTCTATAGAAAATAAATTAGTAGCACAACTTTCTCAAAATATGAACTTTGTAATGGATCTTTCTGTAGAAGAATTTATAACTATGCATGCTGAAAGTAGAATGATAGATAATATAAGTGATGTAGTGAAAGAGATTATACTATGTGCTAATAACTTAGCTGGGGAAAAATTTTCAAAAGATACACCTTTAACACAACTTAGTGGTGGACAATCAAGATCTTTAATGATTGCAGATACAGCCTTACTTAGTGTG includes the following:
- a CDS encoding DUF364 domain-containing protein, which codes for MKNKILMKTIDNLYKSLGKDIENLTVERVVLGLFFSGVKLSNGKGGISYTPIKAIPEAVCCPSSAKAMPNSGKMAGKKVTYFLENMFSKNPLKKTLGIAVMNALSLTCWDMGKHEGLYSIEIDKDPINEVEIVEGSHTVVVGALLPYIKMLIKNNRKFSILELDPSTLKPRELEFYVPPDRASEVIPTADFVIITGTTLINDTLEGLLDLVKPSAKVIVVGPTVSMLPEAFYKMGVTHIGGVIVTKVDELLDVISEGGSGYHFFGKYAEKMIIKNNSNYKG
- a CDS encoding ABC transporter substrate-binding protein; the protein is MFKRLSVKKALSLVLAVILVMTIIVGCDKKTETTTKDQTKQTEESKTRTITDMAGRKVTISKDVKKVYSTDPVGSIAVYTINPSKVAGLNYELTELEKKYTVEEYHKLPLLGGWFGKNNTGNIEEILKAKPDVIVSMGNIDEGAISTVEEREKQIGIPIVLVDGNIENLDKSYEFLGKVMGEEKKAKELADYCKNTLEEAKEIASKIPEDKKVRVYYAQGQEGLETDPSGSSHTQALDLVGAINVADVQMKSGYGRTEVSIEQVLNWNPDKIIVCKDKNWDSNSYGKIMKEDKWKGIKAVKDKQVYEIPDAPFNWFDRPPSSNRILGIKWLGNLLYPEYFKGDIKSDIKEFYEKFYHHKLTDEEINEILQNAIAN
- a CDS encoding GTP-binding protein, translating into MKLVTVSGPPSSGKTSIIIRTIEILKNEGYKIGIIKFDSLSTYDDISYKKLGIDTKVGLSGNLCPDHFFVSNIEDCVKWGLENKFDILISESAGLCNRCSPHIKEVLSICVIDNLSGVNTPKKIGPMLKLADIVVVTKGDIVSQAEREVFAFRVKQANPRASIMFINGITGQGAYDLSVSLKNAPEIQSLLNKRLRFSMPSALCSYCVGETRIGEDYQAGNIKKMSL
- a CDS encoding ATP-binding cassette domain-containing protein, which codes for MDKNIILYRLKDLFKEYPYTEDFFISMGISNINVNLSFKQFIEGLEDEILEDIGFNKEQMIENFLHFMEKMDNIKKSFDNTIKSITIIGGHDKLGNDENITLKLNTGEVACIVGPTGSGKSRLLGDIECLAQKDTPTGRQILINDKIPESTKRFSIENKLVAQLSQNMNFVMDLSVEEFITMHAESRMIDNISDVVKEIILCANNLAGEKFSKDTPLTQLSGGQSRSLMIADTALLSVSPIILIDEIENAGIDRKKAIELLVKKEKIVLMSTHDPILALIGDKRIVIKNGGINKIINVTSEERSNLDVLQEMDNKMLELRNHLRNGGTIDFKIS